The DNA window TTTTCATGACAGCATCTCAACAGGAAGAAAAAGTAATACAGCTGATCGATTTGCACCATTTCGTAGAGTGTTTTGATCCTAAGATAAGGATCATGGAATATATTCATCATCCCATTAATATTATAGAACAGGAAAGTTGTAAGAAAGGAATTGTATTTTGCGACCTGAAACATTCTCCTGTTCCGGACAGTAATGCTTCTGAAGAGTTTAAAAGAAGATATGACCTTTCTGAACTTTGGTTTGTTTTTGTAGAAGAGACTCCTGTTTCGAATAAGGCAGTCTACACTGATGCTATTATTGAAAACAGTCTGGATATTTTCTATGACAGGATTTTTTCATTCAGTTTCTTCCAATCCATAATCTATTCATTAAAATAATGGTACTTATATATAATTTTACACTATTGTCATTGGCTACGCCGAATCTTTGATTTCTGACGAAGGAAGAATCTCATTCATACTTTAGATTCTTCATTTCACTTCTGAACTACGATCGCGCAAACCTCCGGTAAAATTACGTGCATTTTTTGCAGGAAATTTCATGGGAACCAAAGGGATTAAAAGTGTGCTTATCAATCGTCATTCTATTTCAGTACAGGTATTTTTATAATTTCAGAAAACAGAAAGATAAAGCACTATGACCTCATATTCCTTATGTTCGTTACGTATTCAATCCTTCTTTTTCCTTCTTATATTGGTTAATTCCCAATATTAATTTTGGTTAACAATTTTCTAATCCGGTTCTAATCTTCTTAATGACATTTTAATTCGGTTCACAAGAGCTTCTAATTTCGTCATTTTAATTTCGTAGTATCAAAAAAATAAAAAAATCGGGAGGCCACTCTAACAGTTTAAATTCCAACTAATTGCTGGCAAATACATCAATAGAAGGGAAGAAAAACCATTTAATATTGATTAAAATTTTTAACTATTATAAAAAATAAACATCAAAATATTAACTAAAAAGGCAAAAATTCAAAATTAAAAAGAACAATAAAGCCAATTCCATGAAATTCTATCAAACATGAATCACCCTTGAAAAAGCATTTCAGGGACTAAGAAATAAACATGATTAAAAAGATAGAATATGCCCATACCCAAGCAAATATTTCAGACTTTTAAAACCAAAAAGCTTCCTTTACTTACAAAGTTTCACATCTGGAATATCAAAAGGAAAAACCCTGAATATAGTTATTATTTCTACGATGATGCCGCAATTGAGCAATTTATAACCGAAAAATTTCCATCAAAGTATATCAATTGCTACAATAGATTAACCATTGGAGCCGCAAAAGCTGATTTTTTCAGGTATGCTATTCTGTATAAAAAAGGAGGTGTATATCTGGATATCGACAGTTCAATTACCAAACCTCTGAAACAACTCATAAAAGAGGAAGATGAAGCTGTAATCAGTGTGGAAAGGCACGAAAATCTATATGTACAATGGGGACTTATCTTCAGCAAAGGCCATCCTTTTTTAAAGAAAACGCTGGAACTGATGATTGATAATATAGAAAATCACCGTTATCCCAATGACATACATGCCACAACAGGGCCCACTGTATTTACGAAAGGAATAAATCAAGCTTTAAAAGAAAACCCACATATTCCATACACTTTGTTTGATGGCATTGAATTCCGTGGTTATTTACAATTCAAGTATAAACTGGGGAAATTTTTTCTGTACAAAAACAAATCGCAACACTGGAAACGACTTCAGACTACGCAGGACATTATTGCTTAATGGGTTCCCATTTTTGAAAATACATTAATAATAATCACTCCTATTATAATAAGGGCAATTCCGATAATGGCCGGCATATCCGGAATCTGCTTGAATGCTACGATACCGATTAACGTTATAAAGACAATTCCTACCCCCGACCAAATGGCATAGGTAATTCCCACAGGAATCTGACGAAGTGTGAGACTCAGAAAGTAAAAAGCACAGGTATATCCTACTACAGTTACGATCGATGGCCACAGCTTTGAAAATTCCTCTGATTTTTTCAAAAAAGTAGTGGCTATAATTTCAAATACGATTGCCAAAGCAAGAAAAATATAACTGCGTCCCATAAGTCTGTTCTTTATACAAAAGTAGGAAAAGCAAATTTGTAGCGCCAAAAATAATCAAGAAAACGCGTCTCAACCACGTAGAAATTTTCTCAATTTATTCCTTCCCAAGACCTTTTATTTATCACCATTCAGAGAACAAAACATCATAGAATGTAAGAATCGTTTTTTATAAAGAATTTGAAGCTGAAAATTTTCAACCAATTTAACTCATTCAATTAAAACAAGTTATACGCTATAATCTCTCTAAAAAAAACCGGACCCTACTGCTAATTTATTCCAATTATGTCTTAAAATCAATATTTCCCTCTGTCATGAAATCTGACAACTGACAAAACTTCTGGTAAAATATCAAGGAGAAAAATAAATTTTCTTAACATAGAAATTTATTTTACGCTAAAATTTTACATCAAAAAAGAAGCGTTTTTACAATATTATGCGACGCATTATTTATTATTTGTTTTATCAAGTCCAATACAGAAGTCATTAAACGGTTATTATTTTCACAAAAATTTACAGATAGAGTAATAAATATATTATTAAATTCTCAATAATACATTAACTTATTGTAAACAAAAATTCACCAATAAATGAACACCAATACCCCTAATACACTGATATACATCATAGTGTTTTACTTTGGCACATGATTTGAAAGCTGTAATATTGCAATTGAAAAATTGATAAAAATAAGTCAAATAATTAAAAATAATACAAAATGGTAACTTATATCGGTATCGCAACATGTTTAGTAGTGTTCACATCATATTTCATGACAGTAAGAAGAGAAAGAAACTAATTCTAAAAACAAAGTAAGCCTATAGAATATCTATACTAATTATATTGTTTTATGTTTTTAGTCTGAGAAATCAGAATCGCTCTTTTACTCATTGGGGTAAAAGGGCCCAAAAACATAGCAAAAAGATCTTAGTTTCATAACAAGTTTTAATATCCAAATGAGATAAGCCGGACATTCGTCCGGCTTATCTTTTTATATGCTGAATCATCCTGCTGGTAAGTTAAATTCAGAGACGAAATGATTGATCGTTCATGATCTGCTTCTGGCCTACCTGTTTATTCTTATTCAGGATATCAAACGTCATTGTATAAAGCTTTATCTTTGTGTAATCCAAGAATCAATTAATTCTCATCATGAATCTTTACAACCTCATTATTCAGGACAAAGAACAAATCAGCCTCAATGAAGTATTTCTTAATAAAAACAACAGGGATCAACTTGTACAGCTTATTAAGGAACACACCTATGTAAAGGAACTTCAGGAATATGGATTACCGGTTAATAATAAGATTTTACTGCAGGGAAGTTCAGGTTGCGGAAAAACAATGACTGCAAAAGCTCTGGCTCATGCGCTGGGAAAAAATATTATCATCCTGAATTTAAGTAATATTGTTTCATCAAGAATTGGAGAAACATCCCAGAATATTAAAATGATATTCGATAAAGCAGCAAGGGAAAGATCTGTCTTATTCCTCGATGAACTCGATCAAATCGGAAAAGCAAGAGGAAGTGACGACAAAGATGTGGGGGAAATGAGAAGATTGGTTAATACCCTGATCCAATTAATTGATTATTATCCGGAAAATGCATTGCTACTTTGTGCCACAAATCATCCTGAGATTATTGACACTGCCCTATTGAGACGTTTTCAGCTAAAGATCAATTACGAAATGCCTTCTGCTGAATTCCTGGACAGCTATTATGATCAACTTCTCAATCGATTTCCGGAGGATCTGCAAAAGATTGAGAGAAAGTATGCTGTTTCTTTTGCAGAAGCTAAAGACCATGCTCTTACTTCTGTAAAAGCAGGCTTGATACAAAAACTGGAAGCAAAAGAAATCATTCAGTCATGAAAAAATATATTCTCCACAACCTTGAAATCATCCACAACCGGATCAATCTTGCCTGTGAAAAAGCAGGAAGGAATCCAAATGAGGTTAGGCTATTGCTCGCCACAAAAACAGTTTCTCCGGATCGGATTAAAATTGCATTGGAAAACGGACAGACTTTAATTGGGGAGAATAAAATTCAGGAACTGAAAGAAAAATATGAAGCATTAAAAGGTACTCTTCATGAAAATCATTTTATCGGACATTTGCAGACCAATAAAATCAAAGATATTCTGAAGTATGAGGTGACCTGCATTCAATCTCTTGACCGATTGGATTTGGCGGAGAAATTACATCAAAGACTTTCGGCCGACAATAAAACGCTTGAAGTTTTAATTCAGGTCAATACTTCAAATGAAGAAAGTAAGTTCGGAATTAATCCCGGTGCAGCCATTGAGCTTATTAAAAACGTTTCTCAATTTCCAACGTTAAAAATAAAAGGCTTGATGACTATTGGTCTTTTCAGCGCTGAAGCAGAAAAGGTCAGACAATGTTTTAAAATACTAAAAAACTTACAGCAGGAAATCATCCGGGAAAACATTCCCAATGTTGAAATGAAAGAATTATCTATGGGAATGAGTGGAGACCTGGAAACTGCCATTGAAGAAGGATCCACCATTGTGAGAGTGGGAACCGCCGTATTTGGAGCAAGAATGCATCCTGACAGCTATTATTGGAATGAAGGAACAATTGAAAATAAAGAATAAAATTTGTATGTTTTCATTTAACTATACCTTTGAAAGAAAAATAACAGCTAACAAAACATCAAAAAATGTAATGGATGCGGCCCGTGATTTATTCAAGGAAAGAGAAATCAACGATATAAATATCCAGGACAATATGGTAATTGGAAAAGACAGTCTTTTCAAATTGGATTTTTCAAACCGATCTCCTCTTGTATTATCTCCCGGCAAAGAGTACTTTATTTACAATGAAAGTACAAGAACCCTTACTTACAAAATAGAGGCATTTTATCCTCTTTTATTTAATCTGATCTATGCCTTTATCCTTTTCTTAATTTTACATTTCCTTGTTGGCCATAGAATTATAGAGATGGTAATTCCCAGTCTGTTTTTTATTCTGCTTTCGATTGTAAGCTATTTGCAGTATCAGATGGTCATTAATAAAATCACTGGAAAGCTCAATGAAAATTGAATTCAATAATCCTGCACTTTAGTCTACTAATTCGGTATACTTTTTGATGATAAATTATTAATAACCAAACAAATGCATTTATGATTAAAAAATTACTATCGGGCTGTCTATTAATGACAGTATTATTCTTTTTTTCATGTGAAAAAGAAAACACACAGATGAAAAGTGGAATTTCAATTGAAACTATTTCAATTATAACGGTTCTCACTATGGGCGTAGCAATTGTAGTTGCTTACAGCTATAAGAGAAGATAATTAAGTAAAGAAACTACAATAAATTTACTCCACCTCTCCTATTTTGAGAGGTGTCTTTATTTTTAGATCAGAAAATATATTTTTGAATTAATCGCCTTTTATAATTTAATAACCTCTATTTTTTCTTTCAGAATATTGAAAGTAAGCCTTCTTAAAATTTATCACGATAAAGGATATTATCATTAAATTATTGTTGATATTTTGTGAAATATAAACAAAAAAACAAGCATTATTAATTTAAAACAAATCCCTTTTCAAAAGGCAAAAACACGGTATAATTATTGATCATAAAACCTTTAGAACCAAATAAATACACTTATGATTGAGAAAACCCCAGCAGGCTACCTGCTAGCCCTACTATTGTTCTTTTCTTCGTGCTCACAAGAATCTTCTTCATCGAACAAAAGCGGAATATCAATGGAAACTATTTCCGTCATCACTTTTGTGATTGTGGGAATTGCCATCTTAGCCGTTTATTATACAACCAAGAAAAAATAACCTGGTGTATATAACCAGTAAAAAAAGCATCTCTCAACATGAGAGGTGCTTATATCTTATTGATAAAGGCTCTATTTCTTTACACTCTTCACTATAGTCAATTCTTCTTTTAAGTTTAAAAAAAAAGCTTGATGCTTACTATTTTTATTAAGTACCTTTGATATATACGGATATGAAAATCTCCATATTTTCAATATCATAAAATGTACTTCAACTTATGACTTATACAAACATTCTTCAAAAATGCCTGCCTGATTTTGGAAAAGAACTGCTCTCCGAAATGGAAAATTTCGGGATCATCAAAGAGCTTCAGGCGCATGATTTTGTTGTAAAGCAAGGGCAGCTTATCCGCTATTTACCTATTGTTCTTGAAGGTTACGTTAAAGTTTACAGTGAAGAAGATGGCACACAGTTTCTACTGTATTACATTCAGGAAGGCGCATCATGTATTTTCAGTTTTGCCCATTTGTTTAATGAGGATCCTATTGATTTTTCTGCTGTTTCGGAAGGAAAAGTAATTATTCTGCATATTCCTGTTGAGAAGGCCAAGGAATGGCTTGTCCGATATCCTTCCTTTACTAATTTAATCATGAATGAGTTTCAAAAACATTACAATGATTTGCAGTACACTACTAAGCAGATCATCTGTTATAAACTGGAAGACAGACTTTGGGATTACCTGAAAACAAAAGCAGGAGTTTCCGGTACTTATGAACTAGCAGTGTCACATCAAAGTATTGCGGATGATCTGGGAACAACAAGAGAAGTAATCTCCCGATTGATGAAAAAGATTGAACTGGATGGAAAACTAATACAGGATCATAGAAAAATAAAGTTATTGATCAGTGACTTTTGATACTGATATTGAAGGTGATGTCTTCTATATTTGTGTCATCAAAAGAACAATAGATTTAAAATAATACCTCAAAATTAAAAAACAATACAATGAGTGAACAAGTCCAATTAGTCCCGAACAATTCTTTATTAACAAAAACCCCTGAAGAAGGAAGACAATTAGCCGTAAAAATGGCCAGATTAATTATTAAAGTAACACAGCCTGATGCAGCGGTTCGGGAAAAATTACGCCCGGTATATGCAGATGACGCATCTATGCTCATTGCTATAGGGCAGACTGTGGCTATAGAATTTGCTACCATTGCAGCTGCCAATAATTATTGGAAATAATTAATCAGACATTAAGACTGGAATATTCTTACAATAAACATCCCTTTCAATACAATGAAAGGGATTTTAAATATGATATTACTCCATCAACAGTACTGTTTATGGGGTATTTCAATAGAATTTATTATTTTTACCAACACGCAATGAACCGGAGCCTCTCTCAATAAGGCACTCTAGTCTGCATCTATTCATTTTTAATTATATGACCAAAAACAATAACCAAAAATACCTTCCGCTGATTCTCTTACTGATTCCGAATTTTCTTTTAGCCAATGCAGGTTCACCTATGATTTGGTTTAGTTTTTTACATTTAATCTGGATCAACTTTATAATCGGAACGTTTGAGAGTAAGCTTCTTGTAGACAAATTTAACCTTCAAAACAGAAAATGGCTGATCATTGCTGCCAACTACATTTCCATGTTTATTGGGTATTACTTTATTGCGCCTCATTTTTCTATGACCAACGGATATCCTGACTTCTGGGGCATGAAATCAAGAGTAGGTGAATATGAACTGGGAGGTTTCTTTATTGGATTTCTATGCAGTTTTGTTGCTACTCTGATTATTGAATTTCCATTTTACCGGCTTTCATTAAAAACAAAACTGAGCGGATGGAAGTTATTAAAGCCATTCTTTCTGGTTAATTTAATTACCAATATAATAATGCTAGCCATTTATTTTATGATTGTTGCTTTTACAGCAAAATGGAATTAATAGAAAAAAACGTTGATTATACACACCTGATTTTGAGATTGCTACGCTTCGCTCGCAATGACATATAAAAAACAAAAATCCCTCTCATTACTGAAAGGGATTTGTTATTTTTAAAAACTAAGATTACATATAAGCTTCAATCGGCTCACAAGTACATACTAAGTTTCTGTCTCCATAGGCTTCATCTACTCTTGATACAGAAGCGAAGAATTTATGGTCTCTTACCCATTCTAATGGATAAGCTGCCTTTTCTCTGCTGTATGGCTTATCCCAAGAATCAGAGATTACCAATTGCTCTGTGTGAGGAGCGTTTTTCAATACGTTGTTAGCAGCGTCAGCTTCTCCGTTTGCAATTTCATCGATTTCTTTCTTAATAGAGATCAATGCTTCTGCAAAACGATCAATTTCAGACTTGCTTTCAGATTCTGTAGGCTCAATCATCAATGTTCCTGCAACCGGGAAAGAAACGGTAGGAGCATGGAACCCATAGTCCATCAATCTCTTCGCTACATCAGCAACTTCAATTCCTAACGATTTGAACTGGCGGAAATCTACGATACATTCGTGAGCAACTCTTCCACTCTCGTTTGAATATAAAATCGGGAAGTGCTCTGCTAGAATTTCTTTCAGATAATTGGCATTCATGATCGCGTGTCCTGTAGCCTTTTTCAGACCTTCAGTTCCCAACATTTTAATATAAGAATAAGAAATGTTAAGGATCAATCCTGAACCGTATGGTGCAGCAGAAATACCTTCAATAGCTTCTTTACCTCCAATTCTAATATTCGCATTAGAAGGAAGGAATGGTACCAAGTGCTTAGCAACACAGATAGGACCCACGCCAGGACCTCCTCCTCCGTGAGGAATTGCAAATGTTTTGTGAAGATTCAGGTGACAAACGTCTGCTCCGATATTTCCTGGACTTGTAAATCCAACCTGAGCGTTCATATTAGCACCATCCATATATACCTGTCCTCCATGTTCGTGGATTAAGTTGGTAATTTCTTTAATGTTTGCATCAAAGAATCCATAAGTAGAAGGGTAAGTAATCATTACCGCAGATAAGTTCTCTGAATGTTGTTCTGTTTTTGCCTTAAGATCTTCGAAATCGATTTCTCCGTTTTCAAGATTTTTAACAACCACAATCTTCATTCCTGCCATTGCTGCAGAAGCCGGGTTTGTTCCGTGTGCAGACTGAGGGATCAATACTACATTTCTGTGGTGGTCTCCTCTGGAAATATGATACTCTCTGATAACCATTAATCCTGCATATTCTCCCTGAGCTCCTGAGTTAGGTTGTAATGAAGTTCCTGCAAAACCGGTGATTGTCGCAAGATCTTTTTCAAGCTCTGCAATCATCTGCTGGTAACCTCCAGCCTGATCTACCGGTACAAATGGGTGAACACTTCCCCAATCTGCCCACGAAAGTGGTAACATTTGAGTAGCGGCATTCAATTTCATTGTACAAGATCCTAAAGAGATCATGGAATGTGTTAATGATAAATCTTTTCTTTCAAGACGCTTGATGTAACGCATCAATTCTGTCTCTGTATGGTATTTGTTGAATACTGACTCCGTAAGAATTTCGTCTTTTCTTAAGTTTTCTTCCGGAATGCTGTATCCTTCTTTAATTTCTAATTTGAAAGCCTGCTTATCTTTAAACTGAGCAAAAGAAGTCATCAGATAGTTCAACTTTTCCAATGTAGTACTTTCGTTGATGGCAATACTTACAACACCTTCTGTGAAATAATTAAGGTTGATTTTATGATCCTGCATCATTCTCATCAATCTTCCTTTCTCGTCTTCAGAGATATTGATTTTTACAGTATCAAAGATCGGTTCTTCAGCAGTTTCATATCCTAATGCCATAAGACCATTCTTCAAAGCATTGGCTTTAAAGTGAATCTGATCAGCGATATAGTTTAATCCTTTTGGACCGTGGTAAACGGCATACATTCCAGCCATCACAGCCAAAAGAACCTGAGCAGTACAGATATTGGAAGTTGCTC is part of the Chryseobacterium lactis genome and encodes:
- a CDS encoding AAA family ATPase, with protein sequence MNLYNLIIQDKEQISLNEVFLNKNNRDQLVQLIKEHTYVKELQEYGLPVNNKILLQGSSGCGKTMTAKALAHALGKNIIILNLSNIVSSRIGETSQNIKMIFDKAARERSVLFLDELDQIGKARGSDDKDVGEMRRLVNTLIQLIDYYPENALLLCATNHPEIIDTALLRRFQLKINYEMPSAEFLDSYYDQLLNRFPEDLQKIERKYAVSFAEAKDHALTSVKAGLIQKLEAKEIIQS
- a CDS encoding Crp/Fnr family transcriptional regulator translates to MTYTNILQKCLPDFGKELLSEMENFGIIKELQAHDFVVKQGQLIRYLPIVLEGYVKVYSEEDGTQFLLYYIQEGASCIFSFAHLFNEDPIDFSAVSEGKVIILHIPVEKAKEWLVRYPSFTNLIMNEFQKHYNDLQYTTKQIICYKLEDRLWDYLKTKAGVSGTYELAVSHQSIADDLGTTREVISRLMKKIELDGKLIQDHRKIKLLISDF
- a CDS encoding YggS family pyridoxal phosphate-dependent enzyme, producing the protein MKKYILHNLEIIHNRINLACEKAGRNPNEVRLLLATKTVSPDRIKIALENGQTLIGENKIQELKEKYEALKGTLHENHFIGHLQTNKIKDILKYEVTCIQSLDRLDLAEKLHQRLSADNKTLEVLIQVNTSNEESKFGINPGAAIELIKNVSQFPTLKIKGLMTIGLFSAEAEKVRQCFKILKNLQQEIIRENIPNVEMKELSMGMSGDLETAIEEGSTIVRVGTAVFGARMHPDSYYWNEGTIENKE
- the gcvP gene encoding aminomethyl-transferring glycine dehydrogenase, giving the protein MNTEQFVSRHISLNEADKQAMLEKLGVSSIEELISQTIPSSIRLEKDLEISEPLSEYEMLNHSKELASKNVDYTSYIGFGYHNTLLPSAIQRNIFENPSWYTAYTPYQAEIAQGRLEALLNFQTVVCDLTGFALANASLLDESTAAAEAMHMFFNNRTKDQKKAEANKFFISDLVLPQTVSVLKTKAEGLGIEVVIGDHKTHQFDGSYYGVLLQYPGKNGIVLDYTENIVEYKKLDLQVAVACDPMALVKLKSPAEMGADCAVGTSQRFGIPLGYGGPHAAFFSCKEDYKRDIPGRIIGVSQDMYGKRALRMALQTREQHIKRERATSNICTAQVLLAVMAGMYAVYHGPKGLNYIADQIHFKANALKNGLMALGYETAEEPIFDTVKINISEDEKGRLMRMMQDHKINLNYFTEGVVSIAINESTTLEKLNYLMTSFAQFKDKQAFKLEIKEGYSIPEENLRKDEILTESVFNKYHTETELMRYIKRLERKDLSLTHSMISLGSCTMKLNAATQMLPLSWADWGSVHPFVPVDQAGGYQQMIAELEKDLATITGFAGTSLQPNSGAQGEYAGLMVIREYHISRGDHHRNVVLIPQSAHGTNPASAAMAGMKIVVVKNLENGEIDFEDLKAKTEQHSENLSAVMITYPSTYGFFDANIKEITNLIHEHGGQVYMDGANMNAQVGFTSPGNIGADVCHLNLHKTFAIPHGGGGPGVGPICVAKHLVPFLPSNANIRIGGKEAIEGISAAPYGSGLILNISYSYIKMLGTEGLKKATGHAIMNANYLKEILAEHFPILYSNESGRVAHECIVDFRQFKSLGIEVADVAKRLMDYGFHAPTVSFPVAGTLMIEPTESESKSEIDRFAEALISIKKEIDEIANGEADAANNVLKNAPHTEQLVISDSWDKPYSREKAAYPLEWVRDHKFFASVSRVDEAYGDRNLVCTCEPIEAYM
- a CDS encoding hexameric tyrosine-coordinated heme protein, with amino-acid sequence MSEQVQLVPNNSLLTKTPEEGRQLAVKMARLIIKVTQPDAAVREKLRPVYADDASMLIAIGQTVAIEFATIAAANNYWK
- a CDS encoding DMT family transporter, whose translation is MGRSYIFLALAIVFEIIATTFLKKSEEFSKLWPSIVTVVGYTCAFYFLSLTLRQIPVGITYAIWSGVGIVFITLIGIVAFKQIPDMPAIIGIALIIIGVIIINVFSKMGTH
- a CDS encoding glycosyltransferase family 32 protein, giving the protein MPIPKQIFQTFKTKKLPLLTKFHIWNIKRKNPEYSYYFYDDAAIEQFITEKFPSKYINCYNRLTIGAAKADFFRYAILYKKGGVYLDIDSSITKPLKQLIKEEDEAVISVERHENLYVQWGLIFSKGHPFLKKTLELMIDNIENHRYPNDIHATTGPTVFTKGINQALKENPHIPYTLFDGIEFRGYLQFKYKLGKFFLYKNKSQHWKRLQTTQDIIA